From the Peromyscus leucopus breed LL Stock chromosome 8b, UCI_PerLeu_2.1, whole genome shotgun sequence genome, one window contains:
- the LOC114706382 gene encoding LOW QUALITY PROTEIN: uncharacterized protein LOC114706382 (The sequence of the model RefSeq protein was modified relative to this genomic sequence to represent the inferred CDS: inserted 2 bases in 2 codons; deleted 1 base in 1 codon; substituted 2 bases at 2 genomic stop codons), whose product MGQTSSSTPPQKEDPDLTSSLDSNLQNFKMETKVLSQELTTLIGSYLEDGNLRGTVSAIRDALSDIKKAPLNIAVMGETGAGKSSLINALRGVGPDEEGAAASTGVTCTTTERTSYPYSKFPSVTLWDLPGIGSTAFQPHDYLKKIKFEEYDFFIIVSSGRFKHNDAELAKAIVQVNRSFYFVRTHTDHDLIVQKQCSPRRFNRENVLKQIRNSISSILKEVTQQEPPVFLVSNFDVSDFDFPKLETTLLRELPAHKRHLFMLTLPIVAHSTIDQKRDALKQKVWKESVMPRAWATIPFMGLTKNDIEKLEETLNFCRSSFGLDEASLKNIAEDLQVPLEELKANIKSPHLFSEVQGKSLTDKLLEYISRPYFSKAFHLQNYFIDTVANDVKSLLSKEELFMEKPLLLQRATGKPSGPSAPMAQLLASSFENFFKNFKKESKILSEETITLIESHLENKNLPGAASAISDALRNIDTAPLNIAVTGETGVGKSSFINALRGVRDEEEGAAPTGVVETTMKRTPYPHPKLPTVTIWDLPGIGSTTFPPQNYLTEMKFGEYDFFIIISATRFKDTDAHLAKAIAKMNTKFYFVRTKLDNDLSNEQRRKPKSFNRDSVLKKIRDDCSKHLQETLSSEPPVFLVSNFDVSDFDFPELETTLLSELPAHKRHIFMMSLHSVTETAIDRKRDFLKQKIWLEALKAGAWATIPFGGLIRDKTQKVEETLDLYRSYFGLDDASLENIAKDFNVSVNEIKAQLKSLHLLTRTTDMSFEEKLLKYIEYISSVTGGPLATGLYFRKTYYLKSLFIDTVSSDAKTLLNKEEFLSQKTQPLHNSSCLMSSSRYSLLPERVMAWASSFDAFVKNFKMESKILSEEIITLIKSYIEENKLQEALSVIDNALRDIKNAPLNIAVTGETRIGKSTFINALRGVWDEEEGAGTTGVTETTMERNQXDHPKFPQVXIWDLPGIGTTKFPPQNYLTEMKFAEYDFFIIISSTHFKENDAQLAKAIKEMKMNFYFVRTKTDNDLYNEQKSKPKSFNEEKVTMNIREDCSRHLQDILSSEPPVFLVSNLDRSDYDFPELEMKLXRELPAHKCHIFMLSLHSVTEATINLKRXFLKQKVFLEAVKAGVLATIPLGGMIKDDIETLDETFNLYRSYFGLDDASLEKIAEDFDMSLNEFKVHLRFLHLLAEDNDVPLEERLVKYIKHISSVTGGPVATCIYYRKTYYLQNLFLDIAANDAIALLNKKKSSFLKEGGTIYI is encoded by the exons ATGGGTCAGACATCCTCTTCTACACCCCCTCAGAAGGAGGATCCTGATTTGACCTCAAGCCTTGACTCCAATCTTCAAAATTTCAAGATGGAAACCAAAGTCCTGTCTCAGGAATTAACCACCTTGATTGGATCATACCTAGAGGATGGAAACCTTCGGGGAACAGTTTCTGCAATCAGAGATGCTCTGAGTGACATCAAGAAAGCCCCACTGAACATTGCAGTGATGGGGGAGACTGGGGCTGGAAAATCCAGTCTCATCAATGCCCTAAGGGGCGTGGGGCCTGATGAAGAGGGTGCGGCTGCTTCCACTGGAGTGACATGTACAACCACTGAGAGGACATCATACCCATACTCAAAGTTTCCCAGTGTGACACTATGGGACCTGCCTGGCATTGGGTCCACTGCCTTCCAACCACATGATTATCTAAAGAAAATCAAGTTTGAAGAGTATGACTTCTTCATTATTGTCTCTTCTGGACGCTTTAAACATAATGATGCAGAACTAGCCAAAGCCATTGTGCAAGTGAATAGGAGTTTCTATTTTGTGCGAACCCACACAGATCATGATCTAATCGTTCAAAAACAGTGTAGTCCTCGTAGATTTAATAGAGAGAACGTCTTAAAACAGATACGAAATTCCATTTCAAGTATACTTAAGGAAGTTACCCAGCAGGAGCCTCCAGTCTTCTTAGTCTCTAACTTTGATGTGTCTGACTTTGACTTCCCAAAGCTGGAGACCACCCTTCTGAGGGAGCTCCCAGCCCACAAACGCCATCTCTTCATGCTCACTTTGCCAATTGTTGCTCATTCCACCATAGACCAGAAGAGGGATGCATTGAAACAGAAGGTCTGGAAGGAATCAGTAATGCCAAGAGCATGGGCCACCATACCATTTATGGGCTTGACCAAAAATGACATAGAGAAGttggaagagactttgaacttctgtaGATCTTCCTTTGGCCTGGATGAAGCATCCTTGAAGAACATTGCTGAGGATTTGCAGGTGCCACTGGAGGAACTCAAGGCGAATATTAAGTCTCCACATCTGTTCTCAGAAGTTCAGGGTAAATCATTAACAGATAAACTATTAGAGTACATTAGTCGTCCTTACTTTTCAAAGGCTTTCCACTTGCAAAATTACTTCATTGACACTGTGGCAAATGATGTTAAAAGTCTCCTTAGCAAAGAAGAGCTTTTTATGGAGAAG CCTCTTCTACtgcaaagagctacaggcaagcCTTCCGGACCCTCTGCTCCAATGGCTCAGCTTTTGGCATCCAGCTTTGAAAActtctttaagaatttcaagaAGGAAAGCAAAATCCTCTCTGAGGAAACCATCACCTTAATTGAATCCCACCTGGAGAATAAGAACCTTCCAGGAGCAGCTTCTGCGATCAGCGATGCTCTGAGAAACATCGACACAGCCCCGCTGAACATTGCGGTGACGGGAGAAACAGGGGTGGGCAAATCCAGCTTCATCAATGCCCTGAGGGGAGTGAGGGATGAAGAAGAAGGTGCAGCCCCCACAGGGGTGGTAGAGACCACCATGAAGAGAACTCCATACCCACACCCAAAGCTTCCCACAGTGACAATCTGGGACCTGCCTGGCATTGGGTCCACTACCTTCCCACCACAAAACTACCTAACTGAAATGAAGTTTGGCGAGTATGACTTCTTCATTATCATCTCAGCTACACGCTTCAAAGACACTGATGCACATCTGGCCAAAGCCATCGCCAAGATGAATACCAAGTTCTACTTTGTCCGCACCAAGTTAGATAATGATTTGAGTAATGAACAGAGGAGAAAACCTAAGAGTTTCAATAGGGACAGTGTCTTAAAGAAAATCCGAGATGACTGTTCAAAGCATCTCCAGGAGACCCTCTCCAGTGAGCCGCCAGTCTTCTTGGTCTCTAACTTTGATGTGTCTGACTTTGATTTCCCAGAGCTAGAAACCACCTTACTGAGCGAGCTCCCAGCCCACAAGCGTCACATCTTCATGATGTCTCTGCACAGTGTTACAGAGACTGCCATTGACCGGAAGAGGGATTTCCTGAAACAGAAGATCTGGCTGGAGGCCTTGAAGGCTGGAGCATGGGCCACCATTCCATTTGGGGGCTTGATCAGAGATAAAACACAGAAGGTAGAGGAGACCTTGGATCTCTACAGGTCTTACTTTGGGCTGGATGATGCCTCACTGGAGAATATTGCCAAGGATTTTAATGTGTCTGTGAATGAAATCAAGGCACAACTTAAGTCTCTCCATTTGCTAACAAGGACCACAGACATGTCCTTCGAggaaaaattattgaaatatattgaatatatttcctCTGTTACTGGGGGGCCACTGGCCACAGGCCTTTactttagaaagacttactatttGAAAAGTCTCTTCATTGATACCGTGTCAAGTGATGCCAAGACTCTTCTCAATAAGGAGGAGTTTTTATCACAGAA AACTCAACCGCTGCACAACTCATC TTGCCTGATGTCCAGTTCACGATATTCT CTTCTACCAGAAAGAGTCATGGCTTGGGCCTCCAGCTTTGATGCATTCGTTAAGAATTTTAAGATGGAAAGCAAAATCCTCTCTGAGGAAATCATCACCTTGATTAAATCCTACATTGAGGAAAATAAGCTCCAGGAAGCACTTTCTGTAATCGACAATGCACTGAGAGACATCAAGAATGCCCCCTTGAACATTGCTGTGACAGGGGAAACAAGGATAGGGAAGTCCACATTCATCAAT GCCCTCAGGGGGGTGTGGGATGAAGAAGAAGGTGCAGGCACCACTGGGGTGACAGAGACAACCATGGAGAGAAATCAGTAGGACCACCCCAAGTTTCCCCAGGTGTAAATATGGGACCTGCCTGGCATTGGGACCACTAAATTCCCACCACAAAACTACCTAACAGAAATGAAGTTTGCTGAATATGACTTCTTCATTATCATCTCTTCTACAcacttcaaagaaaatgatgcaCAACTAGCCAAAGCCATCAAAGAGATGAAGATGAATTTCTACTTTGTCCGAACCAAGACAGATAATGACTTATATAATGAGCAGAAGAGTAAACCTAAATCTTTCAATGAGGAGAAAGTCACGATGAACATCCGAGAAGACTGTTCAAGGCATCTCCAGGACATTCTCTCCAGTGAGCCTCCAGTCTTCTTGGTCTCTAACTTGGATAGGTCTGACTACgacttcccagagctggaaaTGAAAC CTAGGGAGCTCCCAGCCCATAAGTGCCACATCTTCATGCTGTCCTTGCACAGTGTTACTGAGGCCACCATTAACCTCAAGA GATTCCTGAAGCAGAAAGTGTTCCTAGAGGCCGTGAAGGCTGGAGTATTGGCCACCATTCCACTTGGTGGCATGATCAAGGATGATATAGAGACTCTGGATGAAACATTCAACCTCTACAGGTCTTACTTTGGACTGGATGATGCCTCACTGGAAAAGATTGCTGAAGATTTTGACATGTCTTTGAATGAATTCAAGGTGCACCTTCGGTTTCTCCATTTGCTTGCAGAAGACAATGATGTGCCCTTAGAAGAAAGACTAGTGAAATATATCAAACACATTTCCTCTGTTACTGGTGGACCAGTTGCTACCTGCATTTACTACAGAAAGACTTACTATCTGCAGAATCTCTTTCTTGATATTGCAGCAAATGATGCCATAgctcttcttaataaaaaaaaaagctcttttttaaaagaaggtggGACCATATATATCTAA